In Panulirus ornatus isolate Po-2019 chromosome 13, ASM3632096v1, whole genome shotgun sequence, the genomic window atatatatatatatatatatatatatatatatatatatatatatatatatatatatatatatatatatatatatgtattttttttatattatcctagtggataggggagaaagaatactgccctcaTATTCCCTGCAAGTCATAGAAGGCAATGGAAAGGGGTGTGaatggaggctggaaatcctcccctcttgttttgcttcccaaaagaaggaacagagaagggggccaagtaaggatttttctgcAGAGCCTCAGTCATCTGATCTTGAGGTTACATCGCGAAtacgagaaatggcgaatgtgtatggggaaaatatatatatatatatatatatatatatatatatatattcttaataccttccacagagcatctctatcaactctatcatatgccttctccagatccataaatgctacatacaaatccatttgcttttctaagtatttctcacatacattcttcaaagcaaacacctgatccacacatcctctaccacttctgaaaccgcactgctcttccccaatctgatgctctgtacatgccttcaccctctcaatcaataccctcccatataatttaccaggaatactcaacaaacttatacctctgtaatttgagcactcactcttatcccctttgcctttgtacaatggcactatgcacgcattccgccaatcctcaggcacctcaccatgagtcatacatacattaaataaccttaccaaccagtcaacaatacagtcaccccctttcttaataaattccactgcaataccatccaaacctgctgccttgccggctttcatcttccgcaaagcttttactacctcttctctgtttaccaaatcattttccctaaccctctcactttgcacaccacctcgaccaaaacaccctatatctgccactctgtcatcagacacattcaacaaaccttcaaaatactcattccatctccttctcacatcaccgctacttgttatcacctccccatttacgcccttcactgaagttcccatttgctcccttgtcttacgcaccctatttacctccttccagaacatctttttattctccctaaaatttactggaaggtattaagaatatatggtgtgggaggcaagttgttagaagcagtgaaaagtttttatcgaggatgtaaggcatgtgtacgtgtaggaagagaggaaagtgattggttctcagtgaatgtaggtttgcggcaggggtgtgtgatgtctccatggttgtttaatttgtttatggatggggttgtaagggaggtaaatgcaagagtcctggaaagaggggcaagtatgaagtctgttggggatgagagagcttgggaagtgagtcaattgttgttcgctgatgatacagcgctggtggctgattcatgtgagaaactgcagaagctggtgactgagtttggtaaagtgtgtggaagaagaaagttgagagtaaatgtgaataagagcaaggttattaggtacagtaggggtgagggtcaagtcaattgggaggtgagtttgaatggagaaaaactggaggaagtgaagtgttttagatatctgggagtggatctgtcagcggatggaaccatggaagcggaagtggatcatagggtgggggagggggcgaaaattttgggagccttgaaaaatgtgtggaagtcgagaacattatctcggaaagcaaaaatgggtatgtttgagggaatagtggttccaacaatgctgtatggttgcgaggcgtgggctatggatagagatgtgcgcaggaggatggatgtgctggaaatgagatgtttgaggacaatgtgtggtgtgaggtggtttgatcgagtaagtaacgtaagggtaagagagatgtgtggaaataaaaagagcgtggttgagagagcagaagagggtgttttgaaatggtttgggcacatggagagaatgagtgaggagagattgaccaagaggatatatgtgtcggaggtggagggaacgaggagaagagggagaccaaattggaggtggaaagatggagtgaaaaagattttgtgtgatcggggcctgaacatgcaggagggtgaaaggagggcaagaaatagagtgaattggagtcatgtggtatacaggggttgacgtgctgtcagtggattgaagcaaggcatgtgaagcgtctggggtaaaccatggaaagctgtgtaggtatgtatatttgcgtgtgtggacgtgtgtatgtacatgtgtatgggggggggggggttgggccatttctttcgtctgtttccttgcgctacctcgcaaacgcgggagacagcgacaaagtataaaaaaaaaaaaaaaaaaaaaaaaaaatatatatatatatatatatatagattggttctcagtgaatgtaggtttgcggcaggggtgtgtgaagtctccatggttgtttaatttgtttatggatggggttgttagggaggtgaatgcaagagttttggaaagaggggcaagtatgaagtctgttggggatgagagagcttgggaagtgagtcagttgttgttcgctgatgatacagcgctggtggctgattcatgtgagaaactgcagaagctggtgactgagtttggtaaagtgtgtgaaagaagaaagttaagagtaaatgtgaataagagcaaggttattaggtacagtagggttgagggtcaagtcaattgggaggtgagtttgaatggagaaaaactggaggaagtgaagtgttttagatatctgggagtggatctggcagcggatggaaccatggaagcggaagtggatcatagggtgggggagggggcaaaaattctgggagccttgaagaatgtgtggaagtcgagaacattatctcggaaagcaaaaatgggtatgtttgaaggaatagtggttccaacaatgttgtatggttgcgaggcgtggactatggatagagttgtgcgcaggagggtggatgtgctggaaatgagatgtttgaggacaatgtgtggtgtgaggtggtttgatcgagtaagtaacgtaagggtaagagagatgtgtggaaataaaaagagcgtggttgagagagcagaagagggtgttttgaaatggtttgggcacatggagagaatgagtgaggaaagattgaccaagaggatatatgtgtcggaggtggagggaacgaggagaagagggagaccaaattggaggtggaaagatggagtgaaaaagattttgtgtgatcggggcctgaacatgcaggagggtgaaaggagggcaaggaatagagtgaattggagcgatgtggtataccggggttgacatgctgtcagtggattgaatcaaggcatgtgaagcgtctggggtaaaccatggaaagctgtgtaggtatgtatatttgcgtgtgtggacgtatgtatatacatgtgtatgggggtgggttgggccatttcttttgtctgttttcttgcgctacctcgcaaacacgggagacagcgacaaagtataaaaaaaaaaatataaaaatatatatatatatatatatatatatatattatccctggggataggggattaagaatacttcccacgtattcactgcgtgtcgtagaaggcgactaaaaggggagggagggggggctggaaatcctcccctctcgtttttttttttttttttcagttttccaaaagaaggaacagagaattaggccaggtgagggtattccctcaaaggcccagtcctctgttcttaacgctaccttgctaatgcgggaaatgacgaatagtttgaaagaaagaaaagaaatatatatatatatatatatgcatatatcctagcctaagcctggTACCCTTTTTATTGACCAAcacccaggggaggatgaacatttgggttgACTATTATGCAACTGCTACAATCAGGATTTGAACATATGCACTCTACCACAGGCAGCCCATAAATGCACCATGGTTAGCATCACTAATGACTACATCGTGGGGGTCCATATGTTGAGTGTTATTAATGAGATGAGTGAATGTCGTGTGTATTGTATGTAATTCCTAGAATGGTTTGTGATTTGTTCAGTTGGAGTGATTGTCCATTCGAGGTGACTGGAAGATATGAGTTGGATTTGTGTCTGCCTAGGGTTAAAAGAGTTTGTTTAAAGACATCTTTGGTGATGCATACATTCTGTTCTAGTAGTGCCATTTTCCAATTGTGCTATGTAGTGCTGTATGTTTTGTTGTTACCATGGTGTCAGGGTGCTTTAAAGTGATTATGAGGTCATATGCCTTTGAAATAACATTCATGTTGTTTTGCTGGAACAAATGTGACtttacactcgtggtgtaacTTCATGCAGGTGGAGATGTATGAGAATAGGGTTAGGGATGCTTGATATATAAATTGTATGTTATGTAGATAATTCTAAGATAGTAAAAAGTCTTTATCTTAATTCTGTCTTGTTTTCTTACAGCCAGAACCAATATGACCGTCTTCTAACACAGCTGGCAGCTATCGAGCATTCATCATTAAAATGTAAATCAATAGTGGATATGAATCAGGAAGAAATACAGCATTATGAGTTGCTTAGGTAATAACAGAAATTCTTCTTACTTTTGTTTAAGGAATGAATTTGATCCATAAAGTGAATAATCTAGTACTTGAATTAGTGTGAAGCTCATCACCCACTTTGAAAGTAATGAACATGGGTCGAGATATGCTTGGGTGAACTGAGAGACTTTATGAACTTAGGTCACTGAATGTACATGAGAACCTAAGTGAAGAATATTTAGAGATCATATCCCATGTCTTTTTCTGTACCTAACGGCAGACCATTGAAATGGTAGTTGTAGACTTGTCTTGATTAATGGCAGCTTATTCTGTACACTTGCAGACATAGATTTCTCAACAGTTATTGTGGATAGTGGCGGTGTCTAGCAGCTCAGAAGTAGTATATTGTGTTTTCCATGAAAGACCTTGGAGGGCACATTTTCATTTGTAACAGATGTGGTTATTAGCTGACAAAAATGCTTCCTTATATTGTTTTTAAACAAAGTAATTAGCTGGAAGGTGAAAATGGTtgtttgaaggtgtagtggtcccaacgatgttgtatgaatgcaaggcataggctcatagatgaggatgtgtggaggagggtagatgtgttggaaatgaaatgtttgaggacagcatgtagCATTAGGTGGTTTGagtgataaaagggtaaagagaagtgtggtaataagaagtgtaGTTTAGAGGgttgaagtgggtgtgctgaaatggtttagacatataaagagaatgagtggggagaggttgacaaagaggatatacgtcagaagtggaggtgacaaggagaggagatggaaggatgaaaaacATTTCGAAAAAcatttgaacatgcaggagggtgaaaggcatgttcAGGCTATCCTGtagatttcaaaagacaggtttttcactttctcaaaaatttgtaaatactttcccttgtcttttctttttccttttcataattcgctccatatttcaattaaggcccagccttgatgtggactattgtccatgactggagccttcatcttaaaaagaaatagaattggaatgatgtgtggtATACAGCAGGCAActtgttgtcagtgggctgaaccagggcacatgaagtagccagaggaaaccattgaaaggtctgtgaagtctggttgtgaatagggggctgtggtttctgtgtattgcATATAagtagagaatagatgtgagcaaatgcagcttttcttcatctgttccttgtgctgtTTTACTGAACAAATTTAAGTtctggatgatggtgatgtggagaACCTTGCCTTTTATACAAGAAAGATAAACTAGATGTAGACATTCAGTACTGTAATTGTGGTTGCTTTTAAAGATTTTTTCCCATATATTTGTCAGGGATGAAACAAGTACAAATGTTGAAGAAGCTTGTATTGCTATAGGGGATGCTAAACAAGAACTAGAGGAAGCTCGGCAAGTTCGACGCAATAGGTTGGAATATGATGCACTTGCTAGGTTGATTAAGGAGCATCCCCCTCGCTCTGATACTGCTAATAAGCTAGCACATTTGACGCAGCAGTTACATTCTCTCAAGGTGAGAAATTACAAGTATTAATTTTCATAAGATATAATGTGATAGCTGTGTAAAATTTTTGTTGAAATATTACTTTGTGCTGCTGTTGTGCATACTCAGTGAAATTTTGTTTTGTCAAAGAATGATGTGTACAGAGGTCCCTTGGCATCCACTGGGGTTACATTGCCAGAAATCCTTATGGTTGGTAAAACTGTGGTTAGTGAGGTATTAGCTGTATGGGAAATAAGTGGTTGAGAGCGATCCTTTAGAGACATACCTTAAGTCCTATTATGAGCACTTCTAATTAAAAATCAGAATTTTATAGCTCAAAAACAGCATGTTTATTCAACAAAAGTATAAACTAATGTGTACAGAACTGTTCACAAAAGGAATAAAGATGCATTACTGTATAGAATAATTGCTCTGAGTTTGGCAACTGTATTGTTATGTTGCACCAAAGGTTGCCTAATTTTTCTTCATGGTTCACACTTTTGACTTACTAACAACAAAATGTCTCCTCACAGATGCTGCACTGTCACCATCAGCAAAGTGAACAAATCAAGTTTTTGCTCTAAATATCATTTCCCTTTCCTTTCACAGAATAGCACAACTCACATGACAACCTTTATGGTTAGAGGCCATATCTATGAGCATGAAGTAACAAACATATGAAAGTCATCAAAAATTTGTGATGCATGATTGCTTATGAAGTTTTGCAATTAGTGTGAGTAAGAAACAATGCTTGGGTGACTCTGTCATCTCACTCATGCATTGCTGTGCAGATCTTCATGTCACCACTGTGCTAGACCCCTTTAGGCTTGGATACTCAAAACTGTGCCATGGTTGGAAAAATTTTATGCATTATCTTGATTATGGATACTCGCAAccatagtaaaaaagaaaataacgcaGTAAGCAAGGGAACTTTGTAGCACCATTCTCTCACTTTAGACAATCTTTTTGTGAGTTAATTTTTCTGTATACAGTCTTCACACACTTTTACTTTTTGCAGTCCAAAAGAGATCAGCTTGAAGAAAAGCTAAGCTTACGCCGAAAACAGCTACATGTTCTTGTCACGTCGCTGCATCAACTAAAGCAAACACTTCTGCATGATAATTCCTCTGCAGGGGATTTTGAGTCATGTGTTATTGATGAAGTTATTGACCTGACATCAGCAACTCCTATAGTTGATCTGAGTGGGTCATCAATGGATACAACATAGGTAATATTAGGTGATGAATTTCTTTTGTTCTAGGGAAAGCATTAGAAAATACAATAGTTTTTGAGGGATAATAAGGAGGCATATGTACCATGAAAGCTGTTGGAACTGTTTAGGAcaaatcttttcctttttattcatcGCTGTGTATGTtcactgatttttctttttcattttcttgctaTGGTCCACATACTGTTAATTTGATATTACTCAGTAATTTGATAGAGCTTTAAGTTTTTTGTAATATATGAGATGTAGTTCTGCCTTTTGGAGCTTTGATAGAATTTACTTGGTTTCAGACCTATTACTTACTGtaactttcccctttttttatgaTGGAGGCTTCAGTTATGGACAGAGGTTCACATGAAGGCCTTGCCCTAATTGATCCGTTTTTATTTGGCTCACACAGCACTtaggaagttggccacgtccactgggcaagaccacaagtcataaagtgtggtggtaatgtgtgtatgtctgagtgtaAGACTATTGGGAAGTGTAGTGGAATGCCTGCAAGTGGCAGCATTGCAGACCATAGGCCACCTCAGAAGAAATGGCCAAAGGAAGTGTCTTCACAAACCTCTCATGCAACATTGTGGGGAGATTCACTGAACAGCCACCTGCCTGAAGAAGCCTATCTCATTCCTCCACCATGTAGAGTGGAGCCTTCTCTATTGTTGAAGCATATAATCACTAGTAACTACAAAAATTAAGGCATCAATGGCTTTGTTGTAGACTTTACAAAAGCTATAGAATGATAATGGCATTAGGTAAAGATGGAAGCATGCAAGGGAGGTGTCCCCACTGATCTTTACCTTGCGGGAAAATATTATAACAAATGcaccttattttctttttgtgtaaTTGTCAGGTAATACTGAGTTTGATAACAGTTTGTATTAAGGGGCTGGAATATTTCCAAAGGAAAAATATTTCCAATATCCTTCCCACATGTATGGACCACTTCATGAACTCGTGTACAGTGTGAAAGGTGAAATATTTCTACCGCTGTATGTATTCTCGATATTCATTACCACTGCTGTGCCGATGTATGAAGTAAGAGTATGTATGAAGTGATATGTTTATTTAGTATAAAGAAACAAATTCTTCAATATCTTCCCTGTACTTGCCAGCCAGTCTCCTTCACCCTGAAATGTTGATGCAAAAAGTATAACAttccaaaaaatatttcaaaagatTTCTAAAGATATTCATTCTGTTcacaatgtatgtgtatatgagtgaagaGTACCTTTGGAAGACAAGCtcatcagaaaaaaagaaaccatTTCCAAATCTTCCTGTCTTAGTAGGAACAGCCAGATTCCTTATTCACACtcttttgagcactcactcaggACTGGACCAAGCCAATCCAAAAACAGTAATGTAAGACTGTGCATTGCCTGTTACTTTTGAATGCTGATCCATCATTTCTTTAATTTATTTTTGTGCCATCCATGATTGAATTCTCAAACCATACCCTTTGTATAGGGGCTAACAGTCCCATAGGGCATTCCTCCACCCcacttcttttgctcttgttttcaccttttcctcAGAATTTACTCCATGAACATTCCTCTACCACTCTaaccaacccccttttttttcccctaaaaataTCTGTTTCTTGTATGTGTGCCTGTCTCTTCCTTCGTTTCAGTCTGGTTATTACCATGTACAAACACAGCCTGAGCCTTTAACGAAAAAAAATCCTTGCTTTgctccttcctctgctcctgtttttcttttatatatttttaattaatTGATATTTTATATTTGAATTACAGTACAATTCAGCAAGTAATGGTATAGCTTTCATTTATAGATTAATGGATGTCCAGAAGTAAAGTTCACAGCTCATCCCCTGGTTTCCTGAAATATTAGTTATGTAAAGTATACTGAACCTCTGTTCCATAGCATTTTATGCTgctctatgattattgtattgtgaCAGCTTCAAATAAATCGTATAATGATTTCTGTGTATTTTATTTTATGCAATTAGAACACATAAAACAGATAGAAtattgaagagaatgagtgacaagAAACTAACACAGATCAGTTTATTGGAAGCAGGAAAGGGAGAGCAAGGAGATGGAAGAAGGTTTTAGAATACTGGGGTCTGTCATGCTGTTAAGAggttgaaacagggcatatgaagcagacaAGATTGTACACTACAGTTCTGATATTAGTACAATATACATGAGATTCTATGGTATTCTGATAGTATTATTAAACACAGCTTTCATACTAATCTCAACATCAGTCACGGCATGTATACATTAGATTCTTTCACAATTATAAGAATTGTCTGCAGATACAAGTTTATGAGCTAATCCATGACCTGAGCTTTGTCTTTGGTTGTCACTCAACACTTGCCTTTGGTCACCTGACACATGCATTTAGTCACCCGACCCTTGACTTTGGTCAGATGACCCCCTCCTTGagtaataggccactggcagagggcaagtctagcatagtgtttgcagaggctcttaatgttcctactgactagtactatctgatgttcctacctactacttttacttaATGCTTCTTGTTAATGCTCCtatttactacttctatctaatgctcctaccattttgccaaatggcaggaaTAGTGTATAGCtcacaccacaggaaaatctaagagTTTCAAAGATTGAGCTGTGTGaattagtgttgtcaagtgttatatatgacaaggagaaattgtgtttgtggacaggatGCCATCAGTCCACATgttggtgagacagaaagaaaagacagcgacctaggtcaaaggagtgcaccttaacaaccagtgaagtgctggttcactgtgcAGCTGTCACTAAACCTTTTGATATCTAAgtgggtagtactagtaatatacctccctggctgttggctgcctaccacctatctctctctctctctctctctctctctctctctctctctctctctctctctctctctctctctctctctctctctctctctctctctctctctttctctctctctctatctatctatctatatatatatatatatatatatatattttccctggggataggggattaagaatacttcccacgtattccctgcgtgtcgtagaaggcgactaaaaggggagggagcggggggctggaaatcctcccctctcgttttttttttaattttccaaaagaaggaacagagggggccaggtgaggatattccaaaaaaggcccagtcctctgttcctaacgctacctcgctaacgcgggaaatggcgaatagtttgaaagaaaatgatatatatatatatatatatatatatatatatattttttttttttttttttttgctttgtcgctgtctcccgcgtttgcgaggtagcgcaaggaaacagacgaaagaaatagcccaacccacccccatacacatgtatatacatacgtccacacacgcaaatatacatacctacacagctttccatggtttaccccagacgcttcacatgccctgattcaatccactgacagcacgtcaaccccggtataccacttggtcaatctttcctcactcattctctccatgtgcccaaaccatttcaaaacaccctcttctgctctctcaaccacgctactTTTATTTCCTACCACTACTTCTTACCTTAATGCTTCTTGTTAATGCATCCTATTTACTACTCTACTAATGCTCActaccatttcagcacaaatcCGGCAAATGTATATAGCCACCCAACCacaaggaaatatcttaagagTTTCAAAAGATTGATGTGTGAATTAGTTATGTCAATGTTATATATACAAGGAGAAATTTGTTTGTGGCATGGTGCATCATCCACAGTTGTGGACAGAAGAAGAAGGACTAGGTCAAGGATGCACTAACAACAGAATGCGTTCACTGTGCACGCACTAAACCTTATATCTAATGGTAGTACTATACATACTCCCTGGCTTGCTGCCTACCACCTATTCCTGTCTCttacctcctcactcttctcctcctctcttctcatccctCTCTACCTCTCACCCGTCATCACTTATTTATCTCtattttatctatatctattattatatatatatatatatatatatatatatatttccctggtgGAGGGGATTAAGAATTTCCAACGTATTTCTGCTGTGTCgtaggaaggcgactaaaaggggtaggagaggtggggctggaaatcctccctcagttttttttttaatgtttccaagaaggaacaAGGGGGCCAGAGTGAGGAAAGTTCCAAAAAGGCCCATACCTATGTTCCaacgtacctcgctaacgcgggaaatggcgaatagtttgaaagaaagatatatagtgatatatatataatatataattttttttttattttttgcttgtcgctgtctcccgcgtttggcgaAGGTAGCGGCAAGGAAACAGAGCGAAATGAAAtagcaacccacccccatatcacatgtatatactacgTCACACAGCAAATATAGTACCTACAGTCTTTGATGGTTTACCCATGTATCGGgggggttgtatatatatataaaaaaaaatatatatatatatatatatatatatatatatatatatatatatatatatatatatgatactgttaCTTTGGATAAGTAGCTTGTAATATCTCAAGAGGCTTGAGGAGCATGTATTTTGAAAATATAAACTGAATAAAGCAGAATGACCAAGTGTGTGCCATTGTTAATGGTGGGCAAATAATCCTTGTCCGCTCTGATACTAATCCCCAAGTCACTCGCTCTCTCATGAACTGAAATTCGCATCTTCAGTTCCCTTGAGGGCTATTCGTGCCATTACTAAGATTGTGTGATTTAAGGCTATGATCTCACAGTTATTCCATATTCAGATTATAATGCCCAAAGAAAATGTGTCAAACCAAACAATGGTCACGGTGGTTCGTCATCTCAGTGTGAACTCTGTATCTCGGTTTTACATGTCTTCTCTGATTGGCTAGAGAGCTTCGGTACCTGCCCAGTGATTGGACCAGCTTGCAGGACGTTCTGATTGCTGATTGGTGAATGTGGAACACTTTATAGGTTGTAAGCTGTGAGGTTTGCGCGAGCCTTTCCTTCAGATCATCAGATGCAGCAGCCAAACACTTTTCCAGGTAGGGTTGTAATAAGTGGTGAATGGTGTGAGAGAAAATGACAGTTGTAAAATTACTAACATCATGAAACAAAAGGtagatatgaaagaaagatgtgatTATATCAAGTGAGCCAAGATCATTGAAAATGATGTACAagctagcagcagcagcgagaGCAAAAGGGAGCAGGGTGagccagtag contains:
- the LOC139752744 gene encoding THO complex subunit 7 homolog encodes the protein MGDEEIIRRRLMIDGDGTGDARVMMMFMKHFIKWCSTDDSPQESQNQYDRLLTQLAAIEHSSLKCKSIVDMNQEEIQHYELLRDETSTNVEEACIAIGDAKQELEEARQVRRNRLEYDALARLIKEHPPRSDTANKLAHLTQQLHSLKSKRDQLEEKLSLRRKQLHVLVTSLHQLKQTLLHDNSSAGDFESCVIDEVIDLTSATPIVDLSGSSMDTT